The Oncorhynchus tshawytscha isolate Ot180627B linkage group LG30, Otsh_v2.0, whole genome shotgun sequence genome includes a region encoding these proteins:
- the lrrc32 gene encoding transforming growth factor beta activator LRRC32 isoform X1, which yields MCQPGTSAKSTMAAYLWLVLAIVSDVAASLLRPPRQLSPCQMVQNDVYCNDLNLRTVPAKLPPGIQKLDLSRNLLQNITQEVLAIYTTVHHLNLHSNKIQFIQPGLFKDMTNLQVLDLSSNYLDVFAVSKTSIGPLTAVERLDLSGNGLYTGMTDFFLSEAPALMNLSLNGNSITKVGKETFCGALALRNIDLHNNVILEIEDGAFDSLLHLSELDLSINSITCITDFNLSKLKVLNLSKNSMECFQTTDSDLEYELLYLDLRENNIHYFPVLPRRNKLMYLDLSRNHLMSVNTTGTADELEHFRDTFVPHTQSGGMSRHQDFSRLKYLNMSYNQIKSIPISYFCSMVSLVHLNVSNNCIGAFSIDQESPLNSLKTLDLSYNALQNLSFGENTLRSLQELFLQGNFLTIMDSGTFQRLPSIRGLHLQQNYLKVCPSQRKSPQTDHNSQDPPGCVSFTSIPSLHLLYLSGNNLEVLPPYAFNGTPLRLLDLSLNPGLDIHQNAFSSLETSLTNLSLRENHIPELNTDLSLLSSLKFVDLSTNKLTTLPLWNKASSIESLNLQNNNLVTLEYNTVLVLERTLKTLYMGSNPLSCCSNPRFLNMLQHSDVVIPDFAIVTCQYTENSEPVEVNVGSVTQEQCQKLDSKSVSIIVIVVTALVLIAVLVVLSKVCHPKRRKLNISFRA from the exons ATGTGTCAGCCCGGGACCAGCGCTAAAAG cACCATGGCAGCCTACCTCTGGCTGGTCCTGGCCATCGTCAGTGATGTTGCAGCATCCTTGTTACGTCCCCCACGCCAACTCTCCCCCTGTCAAATG GTCCAGAATGACGTGTACTGCAACGATCTGAACCTGAGGACCGTTCCAGCCAAGCTTCCTCCTGGCATTCAAAAGCTCGACCTGTCTCGTAACCTTCTACAAAACATTACTCAAGAAGTTCTAGCAATCTACACCACCGTTCATCATCTGAACCTCCACTCCAACAAGATCCAGTTCATCCAGCCAGGTCTGTTCAAAGACATGACCAATCTGCAAGTGCTGGACCTCTCCAGTAATTACTTGGATGTTTTTGCTGTTTCGAAAACCAGCATTGGGCCTCTTACGGCTGTGGAGAGGCTTGACCTCTCAGGCAATGGCCTGTACACGGGCATGACCGACTTTTTTCTCAGTGAAGCCCCAGCACTAATGAACCTTTCTCTGAATGGCAACAGTATCACCAAAGTGGGCAAGGAGACCTTTTGCGGAGCTTTGGCCTTAAGAAACATTGATCTTCACAACAACGTCATCTTAGAGATTGAGGACGGAGCATTTGACTCGTTGCTCCATCTGTCCGAGCTTGATTTGTCCATTAACTCCATCACTTGCATCACTGACTTTAACCTTTCCAAACTCAAGGTGCTGAACCTCAGTAAGAACAGCATGGAGTGCTTCCAAACCACAGATTCAGACCTAGAGTATGAGCTCCTCTACCTCGACCTGAGGGAAAACAATATCCACTACTTCCCCGTTCTCCCCAGAAGGAACAAGCTCATGTACCTGGATTTGTCCAGGAACCACCTGATGAGTGTCAATACCACAGGAACTGCCGATGAGCTCGAGCACTTCAGAGACACGTTCGTACCTCACACGCAGTCAGGTGGAATGAGCAGACACCAGGACTTCTCAAGGCTCAAGTACCTCAACATGAGCTACAACCAGATAAAGAGCATACCGATATCTTACTTCTGCAGCATGGTGTCCCTTGTGCATCTTAACGTAAGTAATAACTGTATCGGGGCCTTTTCTATAGACCAGGAGAGCCCTCTGAACTCTCTGAAGACCCTGGACCTGAGTTACAATGCCCTACAAAACCTCTCATTTGGGGAGAACACCCTACGGTCACTGCAGGAACTCTTCTTACAAGGGAACTTCCTCACCATAATGGACTCTGGAACGTTCCAAAGACTGCCTAGCATCAGAGGCCTTCACCTCCAGCAGAACTACCTGAAAGTCTGCCCTTCACAGCGAAAATCACCCCAGACAGACCACAACTCCCAGGATCCTCCAGGCTGTGTCTCCTTTACATCAATACCAAGCCTGCACTTGTTGTACCTTTCTGGAAACAATCTTGAGGTTCTGCCACCATATGCCTTCAATGGCACTCCACTCAGGTTGCTGGACCTGTCCCTAAACCCAGGCTTGGACATTCACCAGAATGCTTTCTCTAGTTTGGAGACCTCCCTAACTAATCTCTCACTGAGAGAAAACCACATCCCAGAATTGAACACGGACCTTTCCCTGCTAAGTAGTCTCAAATTTGTGGACCTGTCCACCAACAAGCTGACCACTCTCCCCCTTTGGAACAAGGCATCCTCCATCGAGTCCCTGAACCTGCAGAACAACAACCTGGTGACCCTGGAGTACAACACAGTCCTGGTCCTTGAGCGGACGCTCAAAACCCTCTATATGGGCTCGAACCCTCTCAGTTGCTGCAGCAATCCCCGCTTCCTCAACATGCTCCAGCACTCTGATGTGGTCATCCCGGACTTCGCGATAGTAACCTGCCAGTACACAGAGAACTCGGAGCCAGTGGAGGTGAATGTTGGGAGTGTGACGCAAGAGCAGTGTCAGAAGCTGGACAGTAAGAGCGTGAGCATTATCGTCATCGTGGTGACAGCTTTGGTGCTGATAGCGGTGCTGGTGGTGCTCTCCAAGGTGTGCCACCCCAAAAGGCGCAAGCTCAACATCAGCTTCAGGGCCTAA
- the lrrc32 gene encoding transforming growth factor beta activator LRRC32 isoform X2, with translation MAAYLWLVLAIVSDVAASLLRPPRQLSPCQMVQNDVYCNDLNLRTVPAKLPPGIQKLDLSRNLLQNITQEVLAIYTTVHHLNLHSNKIQFIQPGLFKDMTNLQVLDLSSNYLDVFAVSKTSIGPLTAVERLDLSGNGLYTGMTDFFLSEAPALMNLSLNGNSITKVGKETFCGALALRNIDLHNNVILEIEDGAFDSLLHLSELDLSINSITCITDFNLSKLKVLNLSKNSMECFQTTDSDLEYELLYLDLRENNIHYFPVLPRRNKLMYLDLSRNHLMSVNTTGTADELEHFRDTFVPHTQSGGMSRHQDFSRLKYLNMSYNQIKSIPISYFCSMVSLVHLNVSNNCIGAFSIDQESPLNSLKTLDLSYNALQNLSFGENTLRSLQELFLQGNFLTIMDSGTFQRLPSIRGLHLQQNYLKVCPSQRKSPQTDHNSQDPPGCVSFTSIPSLHLLYLSGNNLEVLPPYAFNGTPLRLLDLSLNPGLDIHQNAFSSLETSLTNLSLRENHIPELNTDLSLLSSLKFVDLSTNKLTTLPLWNKASSIESLNLQNNNLVTLEYNTVLVLERTLKTLYMGSNPLSCCSNPRFLNMLQHSDVVIPDFAIVTCQYTENSEPVEVNVGSVTQEQCQKLDSKSVSIIVIVVTALVLIAVLVVLSKVCHPKRRKLNISFRA, from the exons ATGGCAGCCTACCTCTGGCTGGTCCTGGCCATCGTCAGTGATGTTGCAGCATCCTTGTTACGTCCCCCACGCCAACTCTCCCCCTGTCAAATG GTCCAGAATGACGTGTACTGCAACGATCTGAACCTGAGGACCGTTCCAGCCAAGCTTCCTCCTGGCATTCAAAAGCTCGACCTGTCTCGTAACCTTCTACAAAACATTACTCAAGAAGTTCTAGCAATCTACACCACCGTTCATCATCTGAACCTCCACTCCAACAAGATCCAGTTCATCCAGCCAGGTCTGTTCAAAGACATGACCAATCTGCAAGTGCTGGACCTCTCCAGTAATTACTTGGATGTTTTTGCTGTTTCGAAAACCAGCATTGGGCCTCTTACGGCTGTGGAGAGGCTTGACCTCTCAGGCAATGGCCTGTACACGGGCATGACCGACTTTTTTCTCAGTGAAGCCCCAGCACTAATGAACCTTTCTCTGAATGGCAACAGTATCACCAAAGTGGGCAAGGAGACCTTTTGCGGAGCTTTGGCCTTAAGAAACATTGATCTTCACAACAACGTCATCTTAGAGATTGAGGACGGAGCATTTGACTCGTTGCTCCATCTGTCCGAGCTTGATTTGTCCATTAACTCCATCACTTGCATCACTGACTTTAACCTTTCCAAACTCAAGGTGCTGAACCTCAGTAAGAACAGCATGGAGTGCTTCCAAACCACAGATTCAGACCTAGAGTATGAGCTCCTCTACCTCGACCTGAGGGAAAACAATATCCACTACTTCCCCGTTCTCCCCAGAAGGAACAAGCTCATGTACCTGGATTTGTCCAGGAACCACCTGATGAGTGTCAATACCACAGGAACTGCCGATGAGCTCGAGCACTTCAGAGACACGTTCGTACCTCACACGCAGTCAGGTGGAATGAGCAGACACCAGGACTTCTCAAGGCTCAAGTACCTCAACATGAGCTACAACCAGATAAAGAGCATACCGATATCTTACTTCTGCAGCATGGTGTCCCTTGTGCATCTTAACGTAAGTAATAACTGTATCGGGGCCTTTTCTATAGACCAGGAGAGCCCTCTGAACTCTCTGAAGACCCTGGACCTGAGTTACAATGCCCTACAAAACCTCTCATTTGGGGAGAACACCCTACGGTCACTGCAGGAACTCTTCTTACAAGGGAACTTCCTCACCATAATGGACTCTGGAACGTTCCAAAGACTGCCTAGCATCAGAGGCCTTCACCTCCAGCAGAACTACCTGAAAGTCTGCCCTTCACAGCGAAAATCACCCCAGACAGACCACAACTCCCAGGATCCTCCAGGCTGTGTCTCCTTTACATCAATACCAAGCCTGCACTTGTTGTACCTTTCTGGAAACAATCTTGAGGTTCTGCCACCATATGCCTTCAATGGCACTCCACTCAGGTTGCTGGACCTGTCCCTAAACCCAGGCTTGGACATTCACCAGAATGCTTTCTCTAGTTTGGAGACCTCCCTAACTAATCTCTCACTGAGAGAAAACCACATCCCAGAATTGAACACGGACCTTTCCCTGCTAAGTAGTCTCAAATTTGTGGACCTGTCCACCAACAAGCTGACCACTCTCCCCCTTTGGAACAAGGCATCCTCCATCGAGTCCCTGAACCTGCAGAACAACAACCTGGTGACCCTGGAGTACAACACAGTCCTGGTCCTTGAGCGGACGCTCAAAACCCTCTATATGGGCTCGAACCCTCTCAGTTGCTGCAGCAATCCCCGCTTCCTCAACATGCTCCAGCACTCTGATGTGGTCATCCCGGACTTCGCGATAGTAACCTGCCAGTACACAGAGAACTCGGAGCCAGTGGAGGTGAATGTTGGGAGTGTGACGCAAGAGCAGTGTCAGAAGCTGGACAGTAAGAGCGTGAGCATTATCGTCATCGTGGTGACAGCTTTGGTGCTGATAGCGGTGCTGGTGGTGCTCTCCAAGGTGTGCCACCCCAAAAGGCGCAAGCTCAACATCAGCTTCAGGGCCTAA